A single window of Dendropsophus ebraccatus isolate aDenEbr1 chromosome 5, aDenEbr1.pat, whole genome shotgun sequence DNA harbors:
- the LOC138792679 gene encoding inhibin beta B chain-like: MASRTHKEGICFYLLTLLGAWAASTQTGGRKAECPSCGVQDKDAMMEMAKQQILQKLHLKERPNITHPIPRAAVVNALRRLHLTKPRMEGLFGSPSWDSNSENYETEQQSYEIISFAESENNNKSSTTLTFQFTRDSEQNVHVLQAHLWVYFKSNRTNQANLTIRLYMVQESRSDRILLNEKYLESRGTGWQTFPLKQMLQTFFDEGHKSLKLELDCERCENMPAIVNTNDSYQPFLVAQAKVRDQSHHASKRSLKCDQNSNLCCRKDYYVEFKDIGWNDWIIKPEGYQINYCMGLCPMHVAGAPGMAASFHTTVFNLIKANNIQTAVSSCCVPTKRRPLSMLYFDRNNNIVKTDIPDMIVEACGCS, translated from the exons ATGGCTTCAAGAACCCACAAAGAAGGTATCTGTTTTTATCTGCTTACCCTGCTAGGAGCTTGGGCAGCATCTACCCAGACTGGAGGTAGAAAGGCTGAATGCCCTTCCTGTGGGGTACAAGACAAAGATGCCATGATGGAGATGGCCAAGCAACAGATACTTCAGAAGTTACATTTAAAGGAGAGACCAAACATCACACACCCCATTCCCAGAGCAGCAGTGGTCAATGCTCTGCGTAGACTGCATCTAACCAAGCCAAGAATGGAAGGTCTTTTTGGGTCTCCAAGCTGGGACAGCAACAGCGAGAATTATGAGACTGAACAACAAAGTTATGAGATCATCAGCTTTGCTGAATCAG AAAACAATAACAAGTCCAGCACAACTCTGACGTTCCAGTTTACCAGAGATAGCGAACAAAATGTGCATGTCCTGCAAGCCCACCTCTGGGTGTACTTCAAGTCCAACAGAACTAACCAGGCCAATCTGACTATCAGATTATATATGGTGCAGGAGTCCAGAAGTGACCGTATCTTATTAAATGAGAAGTATCTAGAGTCAAGAGGAACTGGCTGGCAAACATTTCCATTAAAACAAATGCTACAGACATTCTTTGATGAAGGACATAAAAGTTTAAAACTAGAACTTGATTGTGAAAGATGCGAGAACATGCCCGCCATTGTCAATACCAATGATTCCTACCAACCCTTTCTAGTAGCACAAGCCAAGGTAAGGGATCAAAGCCACCATGCTTCCAAAAGAAGTCTCAAATGTGACCAGAATTCTAACCTTTGCTGCAGGAAAGACTATTATGTTGAATTTAAGGACATTGGATGGAATGACTGGATTATAAAACCAGAAGGATACCAGATAAATTATTGCATGGGCCTTTGTCCGATGCACGTGGCTGGGGCACCTGGCATGGCCGCCTCATTCCATACCACGGTCTTCAATCTCATTAAAGCTAACAATATCCAGACAGCAGTCAGTTCATGTTGCGTTCCAACAAAAAGACGACCACTATCCATGCTTTATTTTGATAGAAATAACAATATTGTAAAGACGGACATTCCAGATATGATCGTGGAAGCATGTGGATGTAGCTAA